In Brevibacillus brevis NBRC 100599, a single genomic region encodes these proteins:
- a CDS encoding uroporphyrinogen-III synthase yields MIVHGSHKPLTGKCIMVTRARSQVRELVEQIERLGGEAYAFPLLKMMPPTDTAKLDEAITQLPAFDWVVFTSVNGVRFFLERMREVGVGLEAFTGKIAAVGPKTAKALEHHGLEVAVIPSDYVAEGLLSSLYDQLLPGQRVLLPRADIARKALPKELARLGLAVTEVDVYHTVIDAEHAPEAAEKLQQGLIDIILFTSSSTVTHFMAAMEPYASLDWLKHVQIACIGPITADTAKQNGLSVHAVASEYTVEGLLAAIIENLGGNRHGTNI; encoded by the coding sequence ATGATTGTCCACGGATCGCACAAGCCGCTGACTGGCAAGTGCATCATGGTCACCCGGGCAAGAAGTCAAGTTCGCGAGCTCGTTGAACAGATCGAGCGGTTGGGTGGAGAAGCATACGCATTTCCCCTGCTAAAAATGATGCCGCCGACGGACACTGCCAAGCTCGACGAAGCCATCACCCAGTTGCCAGCATTCGACTGGGTGGTCTTCACGAGTGTGAATGGCGTGCGCTTTTTCTTGGAGCGCATGCGCGAGGTCGGGGTTGGCCTTGAAGCGTTCACTGGCAAAATTGCTGCGGTCGGTCCGAAAACGGCCAAGGCGCTTGAGCATCACGGGCTCGAAGTAGCTGTCATCCCGTCTGATTACGTCGCGGAGGGCTTGCTGTCGAGCTTGTATGATCAGTTGCTTCCTGGTCAGCGAGTTCTGCTGCCTCGTGCAGATATTGCGCGCAAGGCATTGCCAAAGGAGTTGGCTCGCTTGGGGCTTGCTGTGACAGAGGTAGACGTGTATCACACTGTCATTGATGCAGAGCACGCTCCAGAAGCAGCGGAAAAACTACAGCAAGGTCTCATTGATATCATCTTGTTTACCAGCTCTTCAACGGTGACGCATTTCATGGCAGCGATGGAGCCCTATGCATCGTTAGACTGGCTCAAGCACGTTCAGATAGCCTGTATCGGACCGATAACGGCAGATACAGCAAAGCAAAACGGACTTTCTGTTCATGCAGTAGCAAGTGAGTACACCGTGGAAGGATTACTAGCAGCAATCATAGAGAATCTGGGAGGGAATCGACATGGCACAAACATTTGA